From Streptomyces sp. NBC_01460, a single genomic window includes:
- a CDS encoding extracellular solute-binding protein, translating to MSSSFPARQVRRPREPGPVHGVSRRGILRSGLAGAGALAAAGSLAGCASPASASGASDLNVWDLFQGGDGMLMDEMIEAVSAGPDGFSVERTILDWGPSYYTKLAMSAAGGRASDVAVLHLSRLAGYAPGGLLDPFDLDLLAEFGVSEKDFTPAVWSRTQHAGTVYAIPLDVHPFIVFYDREAADRAGLLDPAGELAPMGSPQAMLDAGKALAEATGGSGILFGHVTDTAQNWRQFAALYAQTGASFTLPDGGPPDIDVDAAVRVVDFMKQLFDGKTNPNNLDYNGAMANFLGGRGGMVMLGEWELPTLKKSGIPLGAAPFPQVFDRPAVYTDSHSFVLPHQKDPDPDRRREAHRYIAQIIKQSLTWASAGHIPAYQPVLAEPGYTALHPQSSYADAGEVAVLDPPNWFVGAGSNFQNRMCQPLQAALMGNASAEKAVRQMIREADTLLRQPNPVA from the coding sequence ATGAGTTCTTCGTTCCCTGCCCGCCAGGTGCGCCGCCCCCGGGAACCGGGTCCCGTGCACGGTGTCAGCCGCCGTGGGATCCTCCGCTCCGGCCTGGCCGGCGCCGGCGCGCTGGCCGCAGCCGGATCGCTCGCGGGCTGCGCCTCGCCCGCCTCGGCCTCCGGCGCGTCCGACCTGAATGTCTGGGACCTCTTCCAGGGCGGTGACGGCATGCTGATGGACGAGATGATCGAAGCCGTCTCCGCAGGACCGGACGGCTTCTCCGTCGAACGGACCATCCTCGACTGGGGCCCGTCCTACTACACCAAGCTCGCCATGTCGGCCGCGGGCGGCAGGGCCTCCGACGTCGCCGTACTCCATCTCTCCAGACTGGCGGGATACGCCCCCGGAGGGCTGCTGGACCCCTTCGACCTCGACCTGCTCGCCGAATTCGGCGTGTCCGAGAAGGACTTCACCCCTGCGGTGTGGTCGCGGACCCAGCACGCCGGGACCGTGTACGCGATCCCCCTCGACGTCCACCCCTTCATCGTCTTCTACGACCGGGAGGCGGCGGACAGGGCGGGGCTGCTCGACCCGGCGGGGGAGCTGGCACCGATGGGCTCGCCCCAGGCCATGCTGGACGCGGGCAAGGCACTCGCCGAGGCCACCGGGGGCTCGGGCATCCTCTTCGGGCACGTCACCGACACGGCCCAGAACTGGCGTCAGTTCGCCGCCCTCTATGCGCAGACCGGTGCGTCCTTCACCCTCCCGGACGGAGGACCGCCCGACATCGACGTCGACGCCGCCGTACGGGTCGTGGACTTCATGAAGCAGCTCTTCGACGGGAAGACCAACCCCAACAACCTCGACTACAACGGTGCGATGGCCAACTTCCTCGGCGGTCGCGGAGGCATGGTCATGCTCGGCGAATGGGAGCTGCCGACGCTGAAGAAGTCCGGGATCCCCCTCGGCGCCGCGCCGTTCCCCCAGGTCTTCGACCGGCCCGCCGTCTACACGGACTCGCACAGCTTCGTCCTGCCGCACCAGAAGGACCCGGACCCCGACAGGCGCCGGGAGGCCCACCGCTACATCGCGCAGATCATCAAGCAGAGCCTCACCTGGGCGAGCGCGGGACACATACCCGCCTACCAGCCGGTGCTCGCCGAACCCGGGTACACGGCGCTGCACCCGCAGTCGTCGTACGCGGACGCGGGCGAGGTCGCCGTGCTCGACCCCCCGAACTGGTTCGTCGGCGCGGGCTCCAACTTCCAGAACCGGATGTGCCAGCCGCTCCAGGCAGCACTGATGGGCAACGCCTCCGCCGAGAAGGCGGTGCGCCAGATGATCCGCGAAGCGGACACGCTGCTCCGGCAGCCCAACCCGGTGGCCTGA
- a CDS encoding SGNH/GDSL hydrolase family protein, with product MSAPYVSRIAAPLVAGALAAGILAGPGEAAPGGGAAPVAWSTAWGASPQMPSTGFTPNWSQEGFSHQSVRQVVRATKGGDVIRIRLSNAYGTSPLNITGATIARTAQGAAVEKGSVRRLTFDGRGSAEVPAHGELRSDATGLRLKRLESVTVTLYLAGTTGPATFHSQGWADTYRAGGDHRSDTAARAYTSRTQSWYYLSGVEVGASQGEASAQGAGGPTGHDGIVVFGDSLTDGFGSTPRTNRRYSDALAELTGRPVVNAGIGGNLVLNDSAWFGERATARFRRDVLDQPGISTVVILQGVNDIGFSEAATRPDPPATYKPAPTVSSRELIAAYRELIHAAHTRGLEAVGATLLPFKGSDHWGPHAARVSNEVNDWIRHAGEFDAYVDFDKALAAPSNPDRLDPAYADEDALHPNDTGYRVMAGAVARALGH from the coding sequence GTGAGCGCGCCCTACGTATCCCGTATCGCCGCACCTCTCGTCGCCGGAGCCCTTGCCGCGGGCATCCTGGCCGGCCCCGGCGAAGCGGCTCCTGGCGGCGGAGCGGCCCCCGTCGCCTGGAGCACCGCCTGGGGCGCCTCCCCTCAGATGCCCAGCACCGGTTTCACACCCAACTGGTCCCAGGAGGGCTTCTCGCACCAGTCCGTCCGCCAGGTGGTCCGGGCCACCAAGGGCGGCGACGTGATCCGGATCCGGCTCTCCAACGCCTACGGCACCTCGCCGCTGAACATCACCGGAGCGACGATCGCCCGCACCGCACAGGGCGCAGCCGTCGAGAAGGGGTCGGTCCGCCGTCTCACCTTCGACGGCAGGGGATCGGCCGAGGTCCCGGCTCACGGCGAGCTCCGCAGCGACGCGACCGGACTGCGCCTGAAAAGGCTGGAGTCGGTCACGGTCACGCTCTACCTCGCGGGGACCACGGGCCCCGCGACCTTCCACTCGCAGGGCTGGGCCGACACCTATCGAGCGGGCGGCGACCACCGGTCCGACACGGCGGCACGTGCGTACACCAGCAGGACCCAGTCCTGGTACTACCTCTCCGGCGTCGAAGTGGGCGCCTCACAGGGCGAGGCCTCCGCCCAGGGTGCCGGCGGACCCACCGGTCATGACGGCATCGTCGTCTTCGGGGATTCCCTCACCGACGGCTTCGGATCCACCCCCCGGACCAACCGGCGTTACTCCGACGCCCTGGCCGAGCTGACCGGGCGGCCCGTCGTCAACGCGGGCATCGGTGGCAACCTCGTGCTCAACGACTCGGCCTGGTTCGGCGAGCGGGCCACCGCCCGATTCCGGCGCGACGTACTGGACCAGCCGGGCATCTCCACGGTCGTCATCCTCCAGGGCGTCAACGACATCGGCTTCAGCGAAGCCGCCACGCGACCCGACCCGCCCGCCACCTACAAGCCCGCACCGACCGTGTCCTCCCGCGAACTCATCGCCGCTTACCGCGAGCTGATCCACGCGGCTCACACACGGGGTCTCGAGGCCGTGGGTGCGACCCTGCTCCCGTTCAAGGGGTCCGACCACTGGGGCCCGCACGCTGCACGGGTCAGCAACGAGGTGAACGACTGGATCCGGCACGCGGGCGAGTTCGACGCGTATGTCGACTTCGACAAGGCGCTCGCCGCACCGTCGAACCCGGACCGCCTCGACCCCGCCTACGCGGACGAGGACGCCCTGCACCCCAATGACACCGGATACCGCGTCATGGCCGGCGCCGTCGCCCGGGCCCTGGGGCACTGA
- a CDS encoding glycoside hydrolase family 2 protein gives MSTHSVPRPEYPRPQFVRRDWLNLNGPWQFETDQGDSGLERGLLARDLDREILVPFPPESELSGIGETDFLEAVWYRRTLSLPSSWAGRRVLLHFGAVDYDTTVWADGTEVARHRGGFTPFTADLGDVAGSGEDIVVTVRARDPRSGPQARGKQAIQYANHDCNYTRVTGIWQTVWAEPVPEVHLRRPRITPDLGGSAFHLELPLSGNRPGHVVRAVLSDADGEVSRAESRADLDLAPRLHLPVDASRRREWSPEDPHLYDVSLELLDAAGEVADRVESYAGLRSVGLRGKAVTLNGRPVFQRLVLDQGWYPDGLMTAPTDEALVRDIELAMEAGFNGARLHQKVFEERFLYHADRLGYLVWGEFGDWGCETGGSSGDNQQPDASYVGQWLEAVERDYSHPSIIGWCPLNETYQKLHDRITQLDAVTRAMFLATKAMDTTRPVIDSSGYAHRVAETDIYDAHTYEQDPAAFRQLMAGLAKDEPFVNAYENGTAYSQPYRGQPYFVSEFGGIWWDPEAAAAQSGEDRTASWGYGERVRDEDEFHQRFAGLTGVLLGDPAMFGYCYTQLTDVFQEQNGVYRFDRGTKLDVSRIRAAQLRAAAIEEDQGPV, from the coding sequence GTGTCCACTCACTCCGTACCGCGTCCGGAGTACCCCCGTCCGCAGTTCGTCCGCCGCGACTGGCTCAATCTGAACGGCCCGTGGCAGTTCGAGACCGACCAGGGGGACAGCGGACTGGAGCGCGGCCTCCTCGCGCGTGATCTGGACCGGGAGATCCTCGTCCCCTTCCCGCCCGAGTCCGAGCTCTCCGGCATCGGGGAGACGGACTTCCTGGAGGCCGTCTGGTACCGGCGGACGCTTTCCCTGCCGTCCTCCTGGGCGGGGCGTCGCGTGCTGCTGCACTTCGGCGCCGTCGACTACGACACGACCGTATGGGCCGACGGCACCGAGGTCGCGCGGCACCGCGGCGGCTTCACCCCGTTCACCGCCGACCTCGGCGACGTCGCCGGCTCCGGTGAGGACATCGTCGTCACCGTCCGGGCCCGCGACCCCCGTTCCGGCCCGCAGGCCCGGGGGAAGCAGGCGATCCAGTACGCGAACCACGACTGCAACTACACCCGGGTGACGGGCATCTGGCAGACCGTCTGGGCGGAACCGGTGCCCGAGGTCCACCTCAGGCGCCCTCGCATCACCCCCGATCTCGGTGGCTCGGCCTTCCACCTCGAACTGCCGCTGTCCGGCAACCGGCCCGGCCACGTCGTACGCGCCGTGCTCAGCGACGCCGACGGCGAGGTCAGCCGCGCAGAGTCCCGCGCCGACCTCGACCTCGCACCGCGTCTCCACCTCCCCGTGGATGCCTCGAGGCGACGGGAGTGGAGCCCCGAGGACCCTCATCTGTACGACGTGAGCCTCGAACTGCTCGACGCCGCCGGCGAGGTGGCCGACCGTGTGGAGAGCTATGCCGGTCTGCGCTCCGTCGGCCTGCGCGGCAAGGCCGTCACCCTCAACGGGCGCCCCGTCTTCCAGCGGCTCGTGCTCGACCAGGGGTGGTACCCGGACGGGCTGATGACCGCCCCGACCGACGAGGCGCTCGTCCGCGACATCGAGCTCGCGATGGAGGCCGGGTTCAACGGCGCCCGGCTGCACCAGAAGGTCTTCGAGGAGCGCTTCCTGTACCACGCGGACCGTCTCGGCTACCTGGTCTGGGGTGAGTTCGGCGACTGGGGCTGCGAGACCGGCGGCTCCTCCGGCGACAACCAGCAGCCGGACGCCTCGTACGTCGGCCAGTGGCTGGAGGCTGTTGAACGCGACTACTCGCACCCCTCGATCATCGGCTGGTGCCCGCTGAACGAGACGTACCAGAAGCTGCACGACCGCATCACCCAGCTCGACGCCGTCACCCGCGCCATGTTCCTGGCCACCAAGGCCATGGACACCACCCGGCCGGTGATCGACTCGTCCGGCTACGCCCACCGGGTCGCCGAGACCGACATCTACGACGCCCACACCTACGAGCAGGATCCCGCCGCCTTCCGGCAGCTCATGGCGGGCCTGGCCAAGGACGAGCCCTTCGTCAACGCCTACGAGAACGGCACGGCCTACTCGCAGCCGTACCGCGGCCAGCCGTACTTCGTCAGCGAGTTCGGCGGGATCTGGTGGGACCCGGAGGCGGCCGCCGCACAGTCGGGTGAGGACCGCACCGCCTCCTGGGGCTACGGCGAACGCGTCCGGGACGAGGACGAGTTCCACCAGCGCTTCGCCGGTCTCACCGGCGTGCTGCTCGGGGACCCCGCCATGTTCGGCTACTGCTACACGCAGCTGACCGATGTCTTCCAGGAGCAGAACGGCGTCTACCGCTTCGACCGCGGCACCAAGCTCGACGTCTCCCGCATCCGTGCGGCGCAGCTGCGGGCGGCAGCGATCGAGGAGGACCAGGGCCCGGTGTAG
- a CDS encoding carbohydrate ABC transporter permease has translation MTTTAPIGADADLPAGAPSPGAGDARPPRREDRHRPGTGLLFVLPFLIVFALFLVWPVVHGLWMSFTDTSLAIRDTTFVGFDNYAEAFGDPDVWSSLGNTAVFTLISCVPLVLVALAMALLVHSGLAGQWVWRLAFFAPYLLPVTVVTLIWTWLYQPDLGLGNQLLTTLGLEPVGWLSDEAVTMWAVAALTVWWTVGFNFLLYLSALQSLPSTYDEAAALDGAGAWRRLWSVTLPQLRRTTVLVAMLQILASLKVFDQIYILTKGGPNGSTRPILEYVYDVGFTGYRLGYASAVSYLFFALVIIVSVAQLRFFRKED, from the coding sequence GTGACCACCACCGCACCCATAGGCGCCGACGCCGACCTGCCGGCCGGAGCGCCTTCCCCCGGGGCCGGCGACGCCCGTCCGCCCCGTCGGGAAGACCGCCACCGGCCGGGTACCGGACTGCTCTTCGTCCTGCCTTTCCTGATCGTGTTCGCGCTCTTCCTGGTCTGGCCCGTCGTCCACGGCCTCTGGATGAGCTTCACCGACACGTCACTCGCCATCCGCGACACGACCTTCGTCGGCTTCGACAACTACGCCGAGGCGTTCGGCGACCCGGACGTGTGGAGCAGCCTCGGCAACACCGCCGTCTTCACCCTGATCTCCTGTGTGCCGCTCGTGCTGGTGGCCCTCGCGATGGCGCTCCTGGTGCACAGCGGTCTGGCAGGCCAGTGGGTCTGGCGTCTGGCCTTCTTCGCGCCCTATCTGCTGCCCGTCACCGTCGTCACACTGATCTGGACCTGGCTCTACCAGCCCGACCTGGGCCTGGGGAACCAGCTCCTCACCACACTGGGCCTCGAACCCGTCGGCTGGCTCTCCGACGAAGCCGTCACCATGTGGGCCGTCGCTGCGCTCACCGTCTGGTGGACGGTCGGCTTCAACTTCCTGCTCTACCTCTCCGCCCTGCAGTCCCTGCCCTCCACCTACGACGAGGCCGCGGCGCTCGACGGCGCCGGCGCATGGCGTCGCCTCTGGTCCGTCACGCTGCCGCAACTGCGCAGAACCACCGTGCTGGTGGCCATGCTGCAGATCCTCGCCTCGCTCAAGGTGTTCGACCAGATCTACATCCTCACCAAGGGCGGCCCCAACGGCTCCACCCGGCCGATCCTCGAGTACGTCTACGACGTCGGGTTCACCGGCTACCGCCTGGGCTACGCCTCGGCCGTCTCCTACCTGTTCTTCGCGCTCGTGATCATCGTCTCCGTCGCGCAGCTCCGCTTCTTCCGGAAGGAGGACTGA
- a CDS encoding RICIN domain-containing protein, producing the protein MALTLPWSTPAAVSAPVPATQAAAGRASAGGVPSGELSAVATGTPLRNGTGLYPRAVRLAHNGAANGRVLASVVTFDGNNGVGALHESTDAGTTFREVGRVADPESAGGQGLCCTTLFELPRQVGGLPAGTLLWASSAGQDESNRRMSLRVWRSNDIGRTWSYLSSCASATGTGGLWEPEFSVAADGALVCHYADETDPAHSQKLSAARSYDGVHWQDRRDVVASGWTPDRPGMPVVRKLPDSTYFMSYEICNPGGQYQCVVHYRTSADGWNWGDPAHLGFRPETVDGKYFRAAPTIAWSPSPGGGANGRILLIGQRLLNRDGSTAADSGRTILANTENGTGPWYEIESPVKVTDPGVNYCQNYSSPLVPSADGAQVLQIATDWDGTVCRPYFATGRTTGSGDAAGVADGAVHRLVNANSGHCLDVAGDSRAVGGNVQQWTCNGLGPQDWLVKARGDGRYTLTGRNSGHCLDVENGSAVPGADVRQWSCNSQAAQDWRLQNVGRGYYRLVSGASGQCLDVASGSREPGGDVRQWTCNGLQPQIWRLERR; encoded by the coding sequence CTGGCGCTGACGCTCCCCTGGTCCACCCCGGCGGCCGTGTCCGCACCCGTACCGGCGACCCAGGCCGCCGCCGGCCGTGCGTCGGCCGGCGGCGTGCCGTCGGGAGAACTCTCCGCGGTGGCGACCGGTACGCCACTGCGGAACGGCACCGGCCTGTACCCTCGCGCCGTCCGGCTCGCTCACAACGGCGCGGCGAACGGTCGTGTCCTGGCGAGCGTCGTCACCTTCGACGGCAACAACGGCGTCGGCGCCCTCCACGAGAGCACCGACGCGGGAACGACCTTCAGGGAGGTCGGCAGGGTCGCCGACCCGGAGTCCGCCGGGGGCCAGGGCCTGTGCTGCACCACGCTGTTCGAGCTCCCCCGGCAGGTCGGCGGCCTGCCCGCCGGGACACTGCTCTGGGCCTCCTCCGCCGGGCAGGACGAGAGCAACCGCCGTATGTCCCTCCGCGTCTGGCGCAGCAACGACATCGGCCGCACCTGGTCCTATCTGTCGTCCTGCGCCTCGGCGACGGGAACGGGCGGCCTGTGGGAGCCGGAGTTCTCCGTGGCGGCGGACGGGGCCCTGGTCTGCCACTACGCCGACGAGACGGATCCCGCGCACAGTCAGAAGCTGTCCGCCGCCCGCAGCTACGACGGCGTCCACTGGCAGGACCGGCGTGACGTCGTGGCAAGCGGCTGGACCCCCGACCGGCCGGGCATGCCGGTCGTCAGGAAGCTCCCGGACTCCACCTACTTCATGAGCTACGAGATCTGCAACCCCGGCGGCCAGTACCAGTGCGTGGTCCACTACCGGACCTCGGCGGACGGATGGAACTGGGGCGACCCCGCGCACCTGGGCTTCCGGCCGGAGACCGTCGACGGCAAGTACTTCCGCGCGGCACCGACCATCGCCTGGTCCCCGTCACCGGGCGGCGGCGCCAACGGCAGGATCCTGCTGATCGGGCAGAGGCTGCTGAACCGGGACGGCAGCACAGCGGCGGACAGCGGCAGGACCATCCTGGCCAACACGGAGAACGGGACCGGCCCGTGGTACGAGATCGAATCCCCCGTGAAGGTCACCGACCCAGGTGTGAACTACTGCCAGAACTACAGCTCTCCCCTGGTGCCGTCGGCGGACGGCGCCCAGGTGCTGCAGATCGCCACGGACTGGGACGGCACCGTGTGCCGGCCCTACTTCGCGACCGGCCGGACCACCGGAAGCGGTGACGCGGCGGGGGTGGCGGACGGGGCGGTCCACCGCTTGGTGAACGCGAACAGCGGGCACTGCCTCGACGTGGCCGGCGACTCCCGTGCGGTGGGCGGCAACGTCCAGCAGTGGACGTGCAACGGTCTCGGCCCGCAGGACTGGCTGGTGAAGGCGCGCGGCGACGGCCGTTACACGCTCACCGGACGCAACAGCGGGCACTGCCTGGACGTCGAGAACGGTTCGGCGGTGCCCGGCGCCGACGTCCGGCAGTGGTCGTGCAACAGCCAGGCGGCGCAGGACTGGCGGCTCCAGAACGTCGGCCGCGGGTACTACCGGCTGGTCTCCGGCGCGAGCGGCCAGTGCCTCGACGTGGCGAGCGGGTCCCGCGAGCCCGGGGGCGACGTCCGCCAGTGGACGTGCAACGGCCTCCAGCCGCAGATCTGGCGTCTCGAACGGCGCTGA
- a CDS encoding LacI family DNA-binding transcriptional regulator, translated as MARPRIKDVARHAGVSEKTVSNVINDYTHVSERTRRVVQEAIAHLGYRVNLAGRHLRKGRTGIIALVVPELDVPYFAELARHVVREAGQRSLTVLIHQSGADREHELAALAGFDSDFVDGIILSPLALTPDDLREHPGAPPTVLIGELLEEGADHVAIDNEQAAREATEHLIALGRRSILAVGGRDATGLGTAEARTRGYRAALSEAGIPYDPSALLPVESFRMSDGARAVAGALSRGARPDALLCFNDQLALGALRTLHEHGVRVPESVAVMGFDDVEGGRFSVPTLSTVAPDKAAVARTAVQLLQRRIDEATGSSTSTDEAGPAVLSPQDRVVAHRLVLRESTEGSADS; from the coding sequence GTGGCACGGCCCAGGATCAAGGACGTCGCCCGGCACGCGGGCGTGTCCGAGAAGACGGTGTCCAATGTGATCAACGACTACACCCATGTCTCCGAGCGCACCCGGAGAGTGGTCCAGGAGGCCATCGCGCATCTCGGGTACCGGGTCAATCTGGCAGGCCGCCACCTGCGGAAGGGCCGCACGGGCATCATCGCCCTCGTCGTGCCCGAGCTCGACGTCCCGTACTTCGCCGAACTCGCGCGCCACGTGGTCCGCGAGGCCGGCCAGCGCTCACTGACGGTGCTGATCCACCAGTCCGGCGCCGACCGCGAGCACGAGCTGGCCGCACTGGCCGGCTTCGACTCCGACTTCGTCGACGGGATCATCCTCAGCCCGCTCGCCCTCACCCCCGACGACCTGCGCGAGCATCCGGGCGCTCCCCCGACCGTCCTCATCGGGGAGTTGCTGGAGGAGGGCGCCGACCACGTCGCCATAGACAACGAGCAGGCCGCCCGCGAGGCCACCGAGCACCTGATCGCGCTGGGCAGGCGTTCGATCCTGGCCGTCGGCGGACGCGACGCCACCGGCCTGGGCACGGCTGAGGCACGCACCCGCGGCTATCGCGCGGCCCTGTCGGAGGCGGGCATCCCGTACGACCCCTCCGCCCTGCTGCCCGTCGAGTCCTTCCGGATGTCCGACGGCGCCCGGGCGGTGGCGGGTGCGCTGAGCCGGGGGGCACGACCCGACGCGCTCCTCTGCTTCAACGACCAGTTGGCGCTCGGCGCGCTGCGCACGCTGCACGAGCACGGCGTCCGGGTCCCGGAGAGCGTCGCCGTGATGGGCTTCGACGACGTGGAGGGCGGCCGGTTCAGCGTGCCGACGCTCAGCACGGTGGCACCGGACAAGGCGGCGGTGGCGCGGACCGCCGTCCAGCTCCTCCAGCGCCGCATCGACGAGGCGACGGGTTCGTCCACGAGTACGGACGAGGCGGGCCCCGCCGTCCTGTCACCGCAGGACCGCGTGGTGGCGCACCGGCTGGTCCTGCGGGAAAGCACCGAGGGCTCCGCCGACTCCTGA
- a CDS encoding carbohydrate ABC transporter permease, which produces MSATATAPRRRPRPPRGATGSPLLLGHGRTPRVLAGTALAVLAAIWLLPFVWAVATSLQSDQDVATPGLSPLKGALTLGSYEQILERGNVALWAFNSFLVAGLVTLLTVVVSTLAAYGFARGTFRGRRALLAVTVAAIMVPPQLLVVPLFKQMLLFDLVDTYAAVILPQVVAPMMVFILKRFFESIPRELEDAARIDGASELRVFTSIVLPLSRPIVAAVAIFVFIGAWNNFMWPFIVTNDPSLMTLPVGLATVKDAYGIQYAQSMASALLAALPLIAVFLLFQRRIVNSVATTGLGGA; this is translated from the coding sequence ATGTCCGCCACCGCCACCGCACCTCGCAGACGCCCTCGGCCACCGCGTGGAGCGACCGGCTCCCCGCTGCTCCTCGGGCACGGCCGCACACCCCGCGTGCTGGCCGGAACCGCGCTGGCCGTCCTGGCGGCGATCTGGCTGCTTCCCTTCGTCTGGGCCGTCGCCACCTCCCTCCAGAGCGACCAGGACGTGGCCACACCCGGCCTCTCCCCGCTGAAGGGAGCGCTCACCCTCGGGTCGTACGAACAGATCCTCGAACGCGGCAACGTCGCGCTCTGGGCGTTCAACAGCTTCCTCGTGGCCGGCCTGGTCACGCTGCTCACCGTCGTCGTCTCCACCCTCGCCGCCTACGGCTTCGCCCGCGGGACCTTCCGCGGCCGTCGGGCCCTCCTCGCCGTGACCGTCGCCGCGATCATGGTTCCGCCGCAGTTGCTGGTCGTCCCGCTGTTCAAGCAGATGCTTCTCTTCGACCTGGTGGACACCTACGCCGCGGTGATCCTGCCCCAGGTGGTCGCGCCGATGATGGTCTTCATCCTCAAGCGGTTCTTCGAGAGCATTCCCCGGGAGCTGGAGGACGCCGCCCGGATCGACGGCGCGTCCGAGCTGCGGGTGTTCACGTCGATCGTGCTGCCGCTGTCCAGGCCCATCGTCGCCGCCGTGGCGATCTTCGTCTTCATCGGGGCGTGGAACAACTTCATGTGGCCCTTCATCGTCACCAACGACCCCTCCCTGATGACGCTGCCGGTGGGACTGGCGACCGTCAAGGACGCCTACGGCATCCAGTACGCGCAGTCCATGGCCTCCGCCCTGCTGGCGGCGCTCCCGCTGATCGCGGTGTTCCTCCTCTTCCAGAGGCGCATCGTCAACTCGGTGGCCACCACGGGCCTCGGCGGGGCCTGA
- a CDS encoding glycoside hydrolase family 43 protein, whose amino-acid sequence MKRFRSLYGAAALALSGVLLLVMSVSSAEPARAEQTGLRAADPSVLRVGSTYVSVQSTGGGIAVRQASSTAALASAAARQVWSDTRGLGEVWAPEVVVDGGRYYIYFSAGRGAAHRMYVISSTARDSGYTAETKLALPDDRWAIDGALFTFNGQRWFVWSGWAGGTNVEQNLYITRMSSPTTPTGARYVISQPRESWERVVGNPFINEGPEPIKDPNGQLHIVYSANGSWSDQYCLADLRLRAGGDPTYVWDWYKSNGCLFGSNRATMMAGWDPTLHVNGPGHHSFVLLDGDIGTSPPAGPKFPSMFHAVPKGTPYAWENRYWYTGTFTWWGNSTYSRANVPGPNTDTGWSLKFFE is encoded by the coding sequence ATGAAACGCTTTCGCAGTCTGTACGGTGCCGCGGCCCTCGCGCTGTCCGGCGTCCTTCTCCTGGTGATGTCGGTGTCGTCCGCGGAGCCCGCCCGGGCCGAGCAGACCGGCCTCCGGGCGGCGGATCCCAGCGTGCTGAGGGTCGGGAGCACCTACGTCTCGGTGCAGTCCACCGGTGGCGGCATCGCCGTACGGCAGGCCTCGTCGACCGCGGCACTGGCCTCGGCCGCCGCCCGGCAGGTCTGGTCCGACACCCGTGGTCTCGGTGAGGTCTGGGCACCGGAGGTCGTCGTCGACGGCGGCCGCTACTACATCTACTTCTCCGCCGGCCGTGGCGCGGCCCACCGGATGTACGTGATCAGCTCGACCGCGCGGGACAGCGGCTACACCGCCGAGACGAAACTGGCCCTGCCGGACGACAGGTGGGCCATCGACGGGGCCCTGTTCACCTTCAACGGGCAGCGCTGGTTCGTCTGGTCCGGATGGGCCGGTGGCACCAACGTCGAGCAGAACCTCTACATCACCCGGATGAGCAGCCCGACCACACCGACCGGAGCCCGGTACGTCATCTCGCAGCCCAGGGAGAGCTGGGAACGCGTCGTCGGCAACCCGTTCATCAACGAGGGCCCCGAGCCCATCAAGGACCCGAACGGCCAACTGCACATCGTGTACTCGGCCAACGGCAGCTGGAGCGACCAGTACTGCCTGGCCGACCTCAGGCTGCGCGCCGGCGGCGACCCGACCTACGTATGGGACTGGTACAAGTCCAACGGCTGCCTGTTCGGATCCAACCGTGCGACGATGATGGCGGGCTGGGACCCGACGCTGCACGTCAACGGCCCCGGCCACCACAGCTTCGTCCTGCTCGACGGGGACATCGGCACGAGCCCGCCCGCCGGCCCGAAGTTCCCGTCGATGTTCCACGCGGTGCCGAAGGGCACGCCGTACGCGTGGGAGAACCGGTACTGGTACACGGGCACGTTCACCTGGTGGGGCAACAGCACCTACAGCCGCGCCAACGTCCCCGGGCCGAACACCGACACCGGCTGGAGTCTGAAGTTCTTCGAGTAG